Within Eremothecium cymbalariae DBVPG#7215 chromosome 3, complete sequence, the genomic segment AAAGCTCAGATGTGCGGCAAGGTTGATGCAAGCGTTTACCAACGAACAAATGTTGCGTAATGGATTTGGGCATCGGACTTTTCGAtttgaggaggaagaaacGGAGGATACATTGCTTCAGGTACCAGAGAGGAGACCTACGGTAAAGGTTCATATTGTCAGGACTAATTTGACAACAGCTCAAATTAGGGATCCGAATTTGGCCCAGCAAAATCCAAAGGGTAACAACACAGGCGGCTTGTTTGGAATAGCGATGGATGCCTTGAAGGCATACGGTGGACCTTTTAGTGGCAATACAGATGCAGTACAGGCAgcagttattattatggaCACGTATTGGGATGCTAAACAAAGGTTAATTAAAGCACATGCTGCTTTAGGTGGTGGAGACTCCAAGATTAAGTTGGCCATATTTGGGTCCCACGGATTGTATTCCTGGCCCCCCTGCATTGAGGCTGTTCCATCTTACTTTACGGATTCCACTCCAGTTTCTGAGAGTGAGGTTGCAAATGACTGCAATGAGTGTAGCTCTCATTGGGAATGTTTGAATATTACTTTAGGTGCATTTATGCATGAAATTGGTCATTTATTGGGATGCCCCCATCAAGAAAGTGGTGTTATGTTACGTGATTATGTTACTTTGAACAGATCTTTCTTGTCAAAAGAAGCTTTTTCAGTGAGAACGAGAAATCATGGAGCAGAAAGTCCTATACTTCCTCAATATGAATGTACATGGCACAGGTTGGATCTAATCAGATTTTTGCATCACCCGTCTTTTGCTCTACCATCTGATAATGCGGACAATTCTTCTATAAATCCTACTCGTTTGGCAAATTTCGAGGCACCGAAGCCAAGTTTATATTTATGCGGTAATAACGGGCAAATTGTGTTTGTTTCACAAACTGGTATTTATTGTATAGAGATAGTTTGCGAAGAAATTGCTCGGGCACACATAGAATTTTTACCGTACTCCCTAGGTGGTCCTGGTCCTCAAAGACAAGTATTTGTTTCTCTTGATGATCTAACCTCTAGACTACCGCCTAACTATCGCTCCCAACACTCTAAAAATTTCAAGGTCAAAGTTCACGCAGTAAATTCTGAGTCAGCTGACTTTGATGATTTTCCAAGTCGATTAaaagtttctttaatacCAATGTCCCGTTATGGATATCCATCCACGGTAAATGGGATTAAGGGACAGCTCTTTGGTAGCGGTTCTTCTGGTAGCGATCTAGGGATAGTACCTGTTTATGTTTCACTAGTTCAGTGGGTTAGAGTGTTCCACGGCTATGCTCTAGATGGAATTCGATTCTACTTCCGACCAACCTTGGAGCCTGAATTAGAAGAGACTGGCAGTACGAGGAATTAccttaaaaaaattaaagattCCATTAAATCCCCAAATACTTTGAAATCTAAAAGTAGCGTGTTATTTGGCAATGAAACCCCTAATTTTACTGACTTCGTTTTAGATATAAACGAATACATCGTTGGGTTCAATGTAAGAAGTGGTGTTTGGGTAGACGCTATTCAAATTATAACAAGTAGTGGTCGTACTAGCCCCATGCTTGGAAATACAACTGGTGGTGGTTTAGGTATGATGATGCCATATCAAGGCGATAGTATCTTGGGTCTATATGGCAACATAGGTTCATGGATAAATGCGATTGGTATTGTTTATGGAAAACTGTGAGTCCATCTgtcttctccttcaaatcTAATTATCAACATTACTGGTATATATGCAACCTATATCTCATTATTGGAACTTCATTAAGTACTCAttatatcattattattcaactATGAAGCATACAAAAGAGTTTGATGCGTAAGGCTAAAAAAAACTCACAACGAAAGGCATAGCATGAATACTTCACTTAGGCTTAGGTGCATCTATATCATATTCTGTAGCGTTGTCATTAGCTCGTAATACACTTAGTTTCTCATTTAACTTATGTAATTCAATACCGTGCTTATTTGGGTATGGGTTCCCACGTTTCACCGTCTTTTCCGGGGTGAGATCATCATGTTGAGGACGAGCAAGTAAACTGGGGTGAGTTTGATACGCAGGTGGTTGCCTTAGTGGAGGCGCCATACGTGATGAAATAGATATTCCACCACCAGACGACAGAGATGGAGTCGCGGATGTACTGGAAGCAGATGAAAAAGGTGGCAGAGAGCCATTACTGCTTCCGCTAGTTCTTGGTACATCATCTGTAACTGTAGATGGAGGTGCAGCAGGAACGAGAGAATATCTTCTCTCGTTATGGACTAGGCCCAACTCCTTGACCTTCATTGTGTTTAGTTGTGTTTGAGgaactttgaagaagcaatCATTCTCTTCACTATACTCATATAGCGACCAAGTAATACCGTAAGGCTTGGGTTCTAAACAGTAAACAGAATGTAATGGAACATCCAAGTTAGCAATGATGTCCCTATTtaagtttaaaaaatagCCTAACAACACTCTGGCTACAACTCGATGTGTTATTATGAGGACATTATCAGTAATCCTCTCAATTTCAGTAATCACAGGACGTAATCTGTTTATCACGTCCATGTAGGATTCACCACCAATACCTGGATATCTATATCTTAGCTTATCTATCAgtctttcttcaaattcatctgGATATTTATTGTGAATCTCTTCGTAAGTCATACCCTCGCAGTCACCAGCGCTCAATTCATCTAACATGCGCATCTGTTTAATTGGATAGACATCTTCATTAAAGTCTGCTGCTGTTTCCTCAGAACGACGCAACATAGAAGTCCAgacaaaaaaggaagaaggaACAAAATCCTCGGCGCTACCAAGCTTCTGATACAGCTCGTATTCTTGTGCAGTAAATTTAATTCTCTGCCCATCAATAAATTTTGACAAAGCCTGCGCATACTTAAGACCACGTGCTGTTAGGTTAGAATCACCGCCGATACGACCAAGCACATTATATTCGCTTTCCCCATTCCTAGTGATCCAAATTTGCCTTTCAGCAAGATTAAAATTCAACAAGTAATAAACCGTCTGGGAGGCTAAAAAGCCTTGTATGTTATAAGAAATTACCTTTTTCCCAACATCTATCATTTTAATATACTGCATTCCCtcattatcttcaacaGGTTCATATGCCTTGAGATAATTAGCCAATCtatctttaaaatctttcaaGGATGCTTCTGGATCTTTACCTTTATAATCAGGGCCTAGCAACTTCAGCctaatatttttttctaCCGTTTGTCTATCTGAACATATACTctctaaaaataaaacgTTGAGACGTGAATTACGCTCCTTTATCTTATCATAAACCTTCTTTCTACGACCCCTAGTGGAATTTGTAGCGTCAAATATCGCCACAGACCCAGGCCCATCTAATAAATAATCCAACAATTCAGTCAATGTGTCCATTGCCCATTTTTCTCGAAGAGCATTGGCTTCAGGATTCGTAGGATCGAAGAACTTCGAATCCTGTTCTGTCATATCATGAAGCTTCGCATACTCCCGCCTTGTATTGCCAACATTAAACACCTTGCAATAATAAAACgaataattcaaaaatctCGAGAGCTTATTTGTAATAAACGACTTCCCCGTAGCAGGCAACCCAACCATCACTATAACAAGCTTCGACCCAGCATCTTCCTTCGATATAGTTCCATCCGGGGATGTTTTAGACTTTGTCAATCCTGGCACATCGATGGTAGTAGCAGCATGCTTATAGAGCTTGGGTGCCGCCCCACCCGCCATGGTTTTCGTCTTATGACGCTCTGCATGCTGCCCCCCATCGCCCCCTCCCTCCCCCCCCTTCATAATCCCCCATCCAACTCCCCCTCATCCACATCCGCCATATGTTTCAAATCCGTACCACTGTGTGATGGCGACACCATCGGAGTCGCCTCCATCGAAGAATCAGTAGAACTCGTCGGCGATGCCCATTGCGACGCAATCGGCGTATCACTCAACGGCCGCCGCTTGAAGGCAGGAAGACCCTCCCCATCATGCCCACTCAAATCACTATCAACATCTAATCGTACATGCTTCACCACATCTGCCCCCCCATTCACCACCTTGTCCCCTCGTTTGCTCTCATGACCCGTATCACAAGGCTCAAATTCAGAATCAGTATCTGTTGTTACCAAGGCGTCCTCTGAATATGTCACACTTTTGAACATTATTTTCACCCGTATCTAGCACAAACAACAAACCTGCCTGTCTGATCAATCAGCACCCTTGATAATATCCACTTCGCCTAACTAAAATCTTCCGCTCTTATCAGCTGTCTCGAGCAAAACTTCTCTCCTTCTTAAACTGTGTCCCTTATTCCTTCTCTACAATTTATATCCTGCTACACAAAGCGAAAAATACTGACTGGAGAGGTGGCGAAAAGATACGCAATTTTAGTTCAAAAGGCCTACTGATATTTCGGTAAAATCGATTGCGTGTATTGAGAGTACACATATCCCACCACGTGAGTGCTTTGGGAAAGCTGTGCTATGTAGCTGCACACTCTTTCGTCTGCGTGCAACCCCCATTTCCCTTTTGCTGTTCTGCAGTACTTGTTATATATTCTAGCAGTTTGCCTGTCCCGCAGACGTACGGGAACGTGCAGGGTGGCTGCAGTGGATATCGACGACTGTGTATGCTGTAtggaggtggtggtgccACATCgatacatatatatatatatggttgGACCGGTGATGCCAGGCATGGCCAGGCATGCGGATAGGGATCCTTTTGGGGAGACGTAAtagtcacgtgatagaCGCTAAATAAGGCAAGTTGTAAATATACGCCGCATAGGTAGTTAGATCTATGCTGGGCTGTGTATCTCAAGATATAAGCCTTCTTGGAGCGGTGGGCCACGGAGAGCGAGGGGTTGTTTCGTTCGTCTCTGCTGTGGGAGCAGTTTTGCGTGTGGCGACGACACCTCAAGATAAGCAAATAAGGAAAATGTCAGTTGAGAAGGAAGGCAAGGAAGGGGTAGCGGGGTGGGGGCAGGCGGGGTGGAGTAGATCAAAGGTGTAGGTGTGTAGGGTGTGAAGTAGAGGTAGACTATGTATTTACTTGGCTTGCTATGTGTTATAGTTTTGTTTGGCCCGTCTGAGGTGTTGTTTTGGGTGAGCCCGTTCGGTGTAGGAGGCCAAGGTTGGTGTTGTTATTATGATTATTCGTTGGGTGAAAGACAGAGAGATATATTCTTTAGTTTGTTTTCATTGACGACACATAACGGAGGTATTTAAGCAGgttataaagaaaaaggaacaGACGGTTGAAGTTGAGAGGATATTTTAGGAGATATAGGAATCTAGGTTTAAATGTCGTTTCTTCAGAATTTGTATGTATTTTCAAAGGTGGTTCAGTGAGGGATTGGAAGACATGGGGGGCAGCAGGGAATGGAAGGAACAAAATGAGGAGTACTAACGAATGAGAATGTTATGTAGCCATCTGAGTCCAGGTCAGACTATTCGTTCGACAAGGGGGTTTAAGTGGAATACGCCGAAGCAGCAGGAGCATGGCTTGAATAATGGACAGGTAGTTGGTGTtgggcagcagcagcagcagcagaacGGGGGAGTGGGGGTTCCCGGGACGTTATTGGGGGCGCATGCAATCACATCTACTGTGGGTGAGGGCGGCGGGAACCATCTAAGCCCGCTGTTTTCTACCCCCCAGAAGTCGACGATGTCGCAGCCGATTACCGACTTTAACTATACTCCTTCTCACCAGAAGCCGTATTTGGTGCAATCGCCAGGGACTGTTGTTACGTCGCACAAAGATATCAAACAGATAGTTGAGACTACTTTGGGGTCGGAGGGAGTGTTAAATCAAGCAGTGAAGTTACCAAAGGGAGAGAATATCGATGAATGGATTGCGGTGCATTGTGTGGACTTCTACAACCAGATCAACATGCTCTATGGGTCAATTACTGAGTTCTGTTCCCCGCAGACATGTCCCAGAATGATTGCGACTAATGAGTACGAATATCTATGGAATGTGTGTCCAGCAAACCCACCGGTATCTGTACCGGCTCCAAAATATGTAGAATACCTAATGAGTTGGTGCCAACAGCAATTTGATAATGAGGAGTTGTTTCCTGCAAAGACAAGCGTTCCATTCAAAAACGAATTTAATGATAAAATTACAAAGCCAATTTTGAAGAGGCTTTTTAGAGTTTATGCACATATTTACTGCCACCATTTCAATGAAATATTGGAGCTAAATCTGCAGACGGTGCTCAATACCAGTTTTAGACACTTTTGCCTATTTTCAGAGGAGTTTCATATCTTGAAGCCGTCTGACTATGGTCCCTTGCTGGAATtggttgaagaatttaagGAAAGATGAATCATATAGTCTACCGAAAACTAATCTGATATAAATACCAGGTGTGTAATTACTACCTCGTCTTAATTACCTTTATAATTATTCATTTcatttcaattttttggaTACAGCAACCTTCAAAGATCCTTAGTTCTATACGGTTTGACTGAACACGGTAGTGcggtttttgaagaaagatcCGGCAAAGGTGCAATTGTTCCTGTCTACAGTATGT encodes:
- a CDS encoding putative metalloendopeptidase (similar to Ashbya gossypii ADL238W); this encodes MECIEIYNLVDGYEVHCPALIIHGRCRSSGATAIQVQHSQLPSLTYAVNRHGFKALIYLTRGKNALQFVTNENEQISLTCSYEPLLQNPPIHLCLLLASDSPMVFDSPASQKAKEGGNGMDLAVKKLRCAARLMQAFTNEQMLRNGFGHRTFRFEEEETEDTLLQVPERRPTVKVHIVRTNLTTAQIRDPNLAQQNPKGNNTGGLFGIAMDALKAYGGPFSGNTDAVQAAVIIMDTYWDAKQRLIKAHAALGGGDSKIKLAIFGSHGLYSWPPCIEAVPSYFTDSTPVSESEVANDCNECSSHWECLNITLGAFMHEIGHLLGCPHQESGVMLRDYVTLNRSFLSKEAFSVRTRNHGAESPILPQYECTWHRLDLIRFLHHPSFALPSDNADNSSINPTRLANFEAPKPSLYLCGNNGQIVFVSQTGIYCIEIVCEEIARAHIEFLPYSLGGPGPQRQVFVSLDDLTSRLPPNYRSQHSKNFKVKVHAVNSESADFDDFPSRLKVSLIPMSRYGYPSTVNGIKGQLFGSGSSGSDLGIVPVYVSLVQWVRVFHGYALDGIRFYFRPTLEPELEETGSTRNYLKKIKDSIKSPNTLKSKSSVLFGNETPNFTDFVLDINEYIVGFNVRSGVWVDAIQIITSSGRTSPMLGNTTGGGLGMMMPYQGDSILGLYGNIGSWINAIGIVYGKL
- the MOB1 gene encoding Mob1p (similar to Ashbya gossypii ADL236W); protein product: MSFLQNFHLSPGQTIRSTRGFKWNTPKQQEHGLNNGQVVGVGQQQQQQNGGVGVPGTLLGAHAITSTVGEGGGNHLSPLFSTPQKSTMSQPITDFNYTPSHQKPYLVQSPGTVVTSHKDIKQIVETTLGSEGVLNQAVKLPKGENIDEWIAVHCVDFYNQINMLYGSITEFCSPQTCPRMIATNEYEYLWNVCPANPPVSVPAPKYVEYLMSWCQQQFDNEELFPAKTSVPFKNEFNDKITKPILKRLFRVYAHIYCHHFNEILELNLQTVLNTSFRHFCLFSEEFHILKPSDYGPLLELVEEFKER